A region of the Ignavibacteria bacterium genome:
GCCTTCTAACTACGGGAAGCTGCAGACTGAAAGATTTTCTTCTGACCTGAGCACGCAGGGGGTAACAGTCGTAAGCGGTATGGCGCGCGGCATAGACTCCATTGCCCACCGCACTGCCCTAAAGGAAGGCGGACGTACAATAGCTGTTATCGGTTCGGGCCTGGATGTCATCTATCCCCCCGAGAACATGCAGCTTTTCCATGACATTGCCCGCAGCGGAGCAGTTTTAACTGAATTTGAACCAGGGACCAAACCCGACGCACAGAACTTCCCCAGGCGTAACAGAATTATCTCAGGGCTTTCACTTGGAACCATAATAATTGAGTCGGGTATTACAGGCGGCGCAATGCAGACGGCGGCTTTTGCACTGGAGCAGAACAGAGAGGTCTTTGCCGTTCCGGGAAACCTGGGAGAAGTGCAAAGCGAGGGCACAAATGCGCTTATTCAAAGAAGCGGAGCCAAGCTTGTATGCAGGATTGATGATGTAATTCAGGAGCTTGAAATAAAGCTTAAACCGGTAATCGGGAAAAACATACCCAGGGCGACTGAAGAGGAGCTTAACATGTTTGAAGAAAAGCTTATGGCGTGCCTGGACAAAGAACCTAAGCAGATTGACGTCATCTCCGCGATGACCAGTCTTTCAACCTCCGACTGCCTTGTAAATCTCCTGTCCCTCGAGTTTAAGGGACTTGTAAAGCAGTATCCGGGCAAAATGTTTGCAGCAGTTTAAGTACATCGGAGTTTTTTTGGGCTGTAGAAACAGGAAGGGCGCTAATACTTCTTCCTGCTTTTCCAGAGTGCCTTCAGCCTTTCCTTAAGAGTCTTTTCCTGGCCGTTTTCAGTCGGGAAATAGTACTGCTTCCCCTTTAATTCATCGGGCAGATAATCTTTTTCCACGAAATGATTTTCAAAGTTGTGCGGATACTGATATTCTTTGCCGTATCCCAGTTCCTTCATCAGCTTTGTAGGTGCATTCCTAAGGTGCAGAGGCACGGGATACATGGGCTTCGTTCTGACATCTGAAATTGCCTGTTCAATTCCCATATAAGAGGCGTTGCTCTTCGGGGAAGAGGCAAGATATGTAACCCCCTGCGCAAGAATAATTCTTGATTCAGGCATGCCTATCTTTGAGACCGCACTGAAGACAGTCTCAGCCAGAAGGAGCGCGTTCGGGGAAGCGTTGCCGATATCTTCAGAAGCAAATATGATCATCCTCCGGGCTATAAAGAGCGGATCCTCGCCCCCTTCAAGCATTCTTGCCATCCAGTATAGGGCCGCGTCGGGATCGCTTCCCCTGAGGCTTTTAATGAAGGCTGAGATGATATTAAAATGCTCCTCGCCGGCCTTGTCGTAAAGGACACTTTTCTTCTGGACTACGTTTTCAATAACTTCTTTCGTTATTCTGATTGTTTCCTGGTTTATCTGCTGCATAAGGGCAGCCTCAAAAATATTCAGCATCGTCCGGGCGTCGCCGCCCGAAACGTAGATCAGAAAATCCGAATCAACTTCCGCTATATTAAGTCCCGAAAGAAATTCATCTTTCTCCATAGCAAAGTTGAGTATATTCACGAGGTCGTCTTTCGAGAGCTCATTCAGAACAAATATCCTGACCCGTGATCTAAGAGCCGGAATTACTTCAAATGACGGGTTTTCAGTCGTAGCCCCGATGAGGACCAAAAGTCCCGATTCCACAGCCGACAGAAGTGCATCCTGCTGCGACTTATTGAAGCGGTGAATTTCATCGATAAAAAGGATGGTTCTTTTATGGAAGAGCTTGTTCTGCTCCGAAAGAGATATTATCTCCCTGATATCCTTTACGCCGGAGGAGACCGCATTTATCTGGTGAAACTCCGACTTGGTCTGCCCGGCAATAATTTTTGCAATTGTAGTCTTGCCCGTTCCAGGAGGGCCCCAGAGAATAAATGAACTCAGCGTGTCATTTTCAATCATGAGGCGGATCGGTTTGCCTTTGCCTAAAAGGGCCTCCTGGCCGCGAAAGTCCTTCAGGTCTTCCGGGCGCACCCTTTCAGCCAGGGGGATATGAGGAATCTCTTTTTTCATCTACTTTTCTTCGATCCTGTATACTTTTTCACCCTTGCGCACCATGTGGTACTTTTCCCTTGCAACTTTTTCAATCTTTGAATCCCTAGTCTTAAGAGAGTCAATCTCCGATCTTAACAGCTTATTTTTTTCTTCCACCTCTGCAATTTTCCCTACAAGCTCTTTTTTCTGGCTGAACAGCCTGTAGTACTGCAGGATTCCGAATTTGTAAAAGAAGAAAAATGCAAACGTCAGGATCAGAACAGCTGAAGCTGCAATGACTATTTTTTTATTCTTTATGATCTTGGAAATCGTCATTTATAGTGACAGCCTAATTATTCTTTCAAGGAGTTCATTAAAGCTCATGCCCATTGCTTTGGCCATTTTCGGGACAAGGCTTGTATCGGTCATTCCGGGCAATGTGTTTACTTCAAGGCAGTACATCCTGTTATCTTCTGTCAGCCTGAAGTCGAACCTGCTGTAAGACTTGCATCCAACGGCCTTAAAGGCCATAATTGCCTGCTCCTGCAGGCTGCCGGCAACCTCTTCCGGGAGCTGGGCGGGCACAATGTACTCAGTCATTCCGTGTGTATACTTGCATTCATAATCATAAAGGTCGTGCTTCGGCTTAATCTCAAGAACAGGGAGCGCCATTTTTTCGAGCACTGTAACAGTAACCTCGCGGCCCGGAATAAATTCTTCCACAACAGCCGATTCCGAATACTTCAGTGCCAGCTTTACGGCAGCATCAATTTCGTTTTCGTTATTGCAGATTGTAAGTCCAATGGTTGAGCCTCCTTCATTAGGCTTTAAGACGCACGGGTATCCGAGCACCTTATTCACTTTATCCTTTGCAACCGCCTCGTCGTAATCGCCAGGGGTTACTACAAACCATTTGGGTGTCATTACCCCATAGTGCTGGAACATGATTTTCGTCATGCTCTTATCCATAGCAAGTGAACTTGCAAGTACTCCGGAGCCTGTATATTTTACCCCTCTTAATTCTAGCAGCGACTGTATTGTCCCGTCTTCTCCCCACCTGCCATGCAAGGCAAGAAAAACCAGGTCCACGCCGTCTAAGAGTGGTGAATTAATGGCTGTTATGCAGTTCCTGTTGCTGATTTCGGCAAAGTCTTTTTCTTCAAAAAGCAGTTCAGGATCTTCCGGCTGATTAAGGCCGTATGCCGGGTCAATGGCCTTCACATTATAACCTGAATCTTTAAGTGCCTTATAAATTGATTTCCCGGAACGTTTTGAAACCTCTCTTTCGGGTGATGTTCCGCCTAATAACAGTGCAATCTTAACGTTTTTATTCTCGCTCATATAGTAATCGTTTCTTTTATTTGTAAAAATTATTTATTTAACTTCAGTCCATAGACTCTTTCGGCAATATCATAAAGCTTTTTAAGGCTTTCGCCCGATAAAGGCTTCTCTCCTCCCAGCGTCCTGGCAATATATAATGTCTGTGCCGCGTGCTCCAGCTTCTCCATTTTGAAGTATGCTTCTTTAACGCTTCTGCCGATTGTAACGGCGCCGTGGTTTTCCAGCAAAAATGCCCAGGAAGAATGTATATGCGGCCTGATCGAATCCGGGAGCTCATCAGTTGACGGGGTGCCGTATTTGCAGAGCGGAACCTTTCCAAGTGAAAGAATGACTTCTGGAAAAACCGGTTTTCCAAAACCCTCGCCCCTGCTAGAGGCAAAAGCAGTGGAGTAGACCGGATGGCAGTGTATGACAGAATTGACGTCAGGTCTTTCCCGGTAAGCCAAAAGATGGATTTTAACCTCCGTTGATACCTTTCCATGTCCTTCCAGAAGGTGTCCATCGAGGTCAATTTCCAGAAGGTCGTGTTCTTCTACTTCTCCTTTACATTTTGCCGAAGGAGTAATAAGTATCCTTTCTTCTGAGAGCCTGGCCGAAAGGTTGCCGTCGTAGGCGGCAACAAAACCTTTTTCATAAACCTTGTGGCAGGCTTCAATCAATTCCTGTCGTATTGTCATTTTTGCCTTCCAGCTCTTCCATCAATCTTAAATTATTCAGCCCATCCCTTCCGCTTACAAGAAGAGGTTTACCGGTTAAAAACGACTTTTGGAACGCGCGTAAGGCAAAAAGCAGTTTACTTCCTCTTTTCCTGAACGCCTTCCTGGCCTCCCCGCTGAGGTCAATTGTAAGCTTGCACGGATGGCTGGAGCGGCCGATCAGGTGCTCAATGCTTATAGCTCCGTTGTAACCCAAAATTTCAACTCTGTTAAAGGCCTTTTTTGTATTAAAAGATACATTAAAAAAGCCGTAGCCGCTTTTCTGATACTTTACTGTTGCAGCGGCAAAATCATCCACTTCACTTTTATAAATAATATTATCTGTGACCCCGCTAATGGAGGTAACTTCACCCCCGAAGTAGATAAGAAGATCGAGCATATGGGTACCGATATCCCTCAAGGCCCCTCCGCCGCTTAAAGCCTTATTGAAGCGGAAATTCTCATTCGGTGCGTAATCGGTGTTAAAGCTTGCCGAAACAGATACGATCTTTCCCAGCATTCCCTTTTCGATTATCTCCCTGGCCTTAATTACCAGCGGATGAAACCTGTAGACGTAGTTGACACCGAACTTCACGTTCATCTCTTCGCATACCCTCACCATCTCTTCTGCCTGCAAGGAATTTACTGCCAGAGGCTTCTCGCAAAGGATGTGTTTGCCTGCCCTTGCGGCCTTAATTACCTGCTCGTAATGATGGAGGTTTGCGCTTGAAATATACACACACTCTATGTCGCTTTTTAAGAACTCGTCGAAATTATTATAAAAGTTCTGAACGCCGAACTTTTCGGCCAGGAACCTGGCACGATTAATATCGCCGCTGTAAAGAGAATTCAGCCTGCTCTTTGGCAGAAGCTGAAGAGTAGGGATAAATGCTCTTTCCGCAAAATCGCCGCATCCGGCAACTCCCCATTTAAGACGCCTTATGATTTTCCCGCCAATTTTTAACATACCTTATCCCCTCATTAAATGCCTTATAAGCCGGTTCTTTTGAAATCAGATTTTTAACTTTTCCAAAAGCAACAGTATCGGCTTGGAATTCTGCATTATGTAAAAATGCACAGCCGGCACATTCCTGTTTAACAGTTCTGAGACCTGCCTGCATGCCCAGTTTACCCCTATTTCCATTACGTGTTCAGGTTTTGCGCTTAAAATCTCTTCTGAGAGCTCATCCGGAATATCGATATAAAAATTCCGCGGAATATTTGTAAGCTGCGTCTTGGAAGTAATTATCTTCAGGCCGGGAATAATCGGCACCTCAATTCCCTCCTGCCTGCAAAGATCAACATAATCAAAGTACTTCTGGTTGTCAAAAAACATTTGTGAAACGATGTATTCTGCGCCGGCGTCAACCTTCTGCTTTGTATGCTTTATGTCAATTTTCATATTCGGGGCTTCAAAGTGCTTCTCAGGGTATCCGCCTACACCGACGCAAAAATTGGTCGGCTTAGCATCAAGCAGTCCCTCCTCCAGATATCTTCCGTGATTCATCCCGACAATCTGGCTTACCAGTTCATAAGCATAAGTATTAGCGCTGCGCCCATAATTCAATGGCTTCTTAAAGGTATTCTCATCACCTCTGATGGCAAGAACGTTGTCAATACCCAGATAATGGAGTTCTATTAGAAAGTCTTCGGTTTCCTCGCGTGTAAAACCCTGGCAGATAATGTGCGGCACAGCATCAATGTTGTACTTATTCTGAATAAGGGCGCAGATGCCGAGCGTACCGGGCCTTTTTCTTTTTACCCGTCTCTGTATACCGTTTGGAGTTTCCTCATAAATTACTTCAGCAGCATGGCTGGTTAT
Encoded here:
- the dprA gene encoding DNA-protecting protein DprA, which encodes MTKLNFEQFVSLRLLLSVEGIGPGKIRNLLAQFKSLDSILSASHNELIKTDQISQLLAQRIRKATSIREEFRKKIKNQTDRLNNMGACIITIWDKSYPALLKKIYDPPLILYAMGSIAESDNYAVAIVGTRKPSNYGKLQTERFSSDLSTQGVTVVSGMARGIDSIAHRTALKEGGRTIAVIGSGLDVIYPPENMQLFHDIARSGAVLTEFEPGTKPDAQNFPRRNRIISGLSLGTIIIESGITGGAMQTAAFALEQNREVFAVPGNLGEVQSEGTNALIQRSGAKLVCRIDDVIQELEIKLKPVIGKNIPRATEEELNMFEEKLMACLDKEPKQIDVISAMTSLSTSDCLVNLLSLEFKGLVKQYPGKMFAAV
- a CDS encoding replication-associated recombination protein A, translated to MKKEIPHIPLAERVRPEDLKDFRGQEALLGKGKPIRLMIENDTLSSFILWGPPGTGKTTIAKIIAGQTKSEFHQINAVSSGVKDIREIISLSEQNKLFHKRTILFIDEIHRFNKSQQDALLSAVESGLLVLIGATTENPSFEVIPALRSRVRIFVLNELSKDDLVNILNFAMEKDEFLSGLNIAEVDSDFLIYVSGGDARTMLNIFEAALMQQINQETIRITKEVIENVVQKKSVLYDKAGEEHFNIISAFIKSLRGSDPDAALYWMARMLEGGEDPLFIARRMIIFASEDIGNASPNALLLAETVFSAVSKIGMPESRIILAQGVTYLASSPKSNASYMGIEQAISDVRTKPMYPVPLHLRNAPTKLMKELGYGKEYQYPHNFENHFVEKDYLPDELKGKQYYFPTENGQEKTLKERLKALWKSRKKY
- a CDS encoding septum formation initiator family protein, with protein sequence MTISKIIKNKKIVIAASAVLILTFAFFFFYKFGILQYYRLFSQKKELVGKIAEVEEKNKLLRSEIDSLKTRDSKIEKVAREKYHMVRKGEKVYRIEEK
- a CDS encoding D-alanine--D-alanine ligase, with translation MSENKNVKIALLLGGTSPEREVSKRSGKSIYKALKDSGYNVKAIDPAYGLNQPEDPELLFEEKDFAEISNRNCITAINSPLLDGVDLVFLALHGRWGEDGTIQSLLELRGVKYTGSGVLASSLAMDKSMTKIMFQHYGVMTPKWFVVTPGDYDEAVAKDKVNKVLGYPCVLKPNEGGSTIGLTICNNENEIDAAVKLALKYSESAVVEEFIPGREVTVTVLEKMALPVLEIKPKHDLYDYECKYTHGMTEYIVPAQLPEEVAGSLQEQAIMAFKAVGCKSYSRFDFRLTEDNRMYCLEVNTLPGMTDTSLVPKMAKAMGMSFNELLERIIRLSL
- a CDS encoding class II aldolase/adducin family protein, which codes for MTIRQELIEACHKVYEKGFVAAYDGNLSARLSEERILITPSAKCKGEVEEHDLLEIDLDGHLLEGHGKVSTEVKIHLLAYRERPDVNSVIHCHPVYSTAFASSRGEGFGKPVFPEVILSLGKVPLCKYGTPSTDELPDSIRPHIHSSWAFLLENHGAVTIGRSVKEAYFKMEKLEHAAQTLYIARTLGGEKPLSGESLKKLYDIAERVYGLKLNK
- a CDS encoding Gfo/Idh/MocA family oxidoreductase, with the protein product MGGKIIRRLKWGVAGCGDFAERAFIPTLQLLPKSRLNSLYSGDINRARFLAEKFGVQNFYNNFDEFLKSDIECVYISSANLHHYEQVIKAARAGKHILCEKPLAVNSLQAEEMVRVCEEMNVKFGVNYVYRFHPLVIKAREIIEKGMLGKIVSVSASFNTDYAPNENFRFNKALSGGGALRDIGTHMLDLLIYFGGEVTSISGVTDNIIYKSEVDDFAAATVKYQKSGYGFFNVSFNTKKAFNRVEILGYNGAISIEHLIGRSSHPCKLTIDLSGEARKAFRKRGSKLLFALRAFQKSFLTGKPLLVSGRDGLNNLRLMEELEGKNDNTTGID
- a CDS encoding methylenetetrahydrofolate reductase [NAD(P)H], yielding MKVIEHLAIRKGPIISFEIIPPQRGGDIKALLSVIDSIAKYHPPFIDITSHAAEVIYEETPNGIQRRVKRKRPGTLGICALIQNKYNIDAVPHIICQGFTREETEDFLIELHYLGIDNVLAIRGDENTFKKPLNYGRSANTYAYELVSQIVGMNHGRYLEEGLLDAKPTNFCVGVGGYPEKHFEAPNMKIDIKHTKQKVDAGAEYIVSQMFFDNQKYFDYVDLCRQEGIEVPIIPGLKIITSKTQLTNIPRNFYIDIPDELSEEILSAKPEHVMEIGVNWACRQVSELLNRNVPAVHFYIMQNSKPILLLLEKLKI